In Pan paniscus chromosome 1, NHGRI_mPanPan1-v2.0_pri, whole genome shotgun sequence, the DNA window GTATATGGGGGCAGGTCCTCTGAGGATTCCCTGGGGTTAGGATggaataactgaaaataaaaggccACTGGAGTCAGTCTGCCAAGAGGGACAGAGGATCATtgaccaaagacaaagaaaaaaactttctcCAGAGATGACTCTGTGGAGCAATACCTGGTGCATTCACAAAAAGTAACCAGGGCTGGAGATGGTTCTCTGAGTGGCATGAGGTGACTTGTGCTAGAGGGTGGAGCTCTGTGAAAGAGGGTGGTGGCCTTAGTTTAAGCGGGAGTCGACTTCCTGGTGAGTAAAAATCAACTGGCACAAATTTTCTGAgcaactacattttaaaaaacactcttATGGAAAACTGTTAAAACATCTCCAAAAGCCAAGAGAATAGTGAAATGGATGCAAATATACACAACACCAATAagtacatttcatttattttcttatccttCTTTCTCACTACCCCTTAAGActttttgaagcaaatcccaaaCATCACATCATTTCATCCATGAAGACATCAGTAAGTATCTCTGAAAAGATAaggactcttttttcttttaacaacaaATATACCATTATCACAGTAAAACGAACAGTATTTCCTGAAAATCATCTGTGAGCACTTGCATATTTGAGGGGACTTTCACAGCTGATCTAACCCACCTTCCCTGATGACTTTTCCTTCTATCTTAAAAATGTACCCCTtgtctggctgggcgcggtggctcacgcctgtaatcccagcactttggaaggtctaggtgggcagatcacctgaggtcgggagttcgagaccagcctggccaacatggcgaaaccccgtctctactaaaactacaaaaaattagccgggcatggtggtacatgcctgtaatcccagctactcgggaggctgagccagaagaattgcctgaacctgggaggtggaggttgcagtgagccaagattgcaccactgcaccactccagcttgggcaacagagcgagacttggtctcaaaaaaaaaaaaaaaatgtaccccTTGtcgtccttaactttggcaattGCTCGTACACACACATTGGATGTGAGTGCCCGCTTATCCCCCTCTGCCTGACCTATCATGGGTGAGCAGGCCTGAAAACTGGCCCTCTGCTTCTAGAcctatctttaaaaattagctttgaCAGAGTCTGTGCTACTGACCAGTCTGCTATAGTGCTTATCACAGCATTCGTGCTATGGGAAAAACCAAGGTAAAAGAGAAAAGGCATAGACTGGGCCTTTATCATGAGTCGAGTGGGGCTTTCAGACCTGTAGATAACTCTACATGTTTGCATGTGTGGTGTATTCCATGGATGACTATTAATTTACCTATGCTTCCTGTCTTAGAAGATGGGGATGATTTCTGGCTGACTGTTGAGTTAGTAATGTATCATATGCAGATGGATATAGTTGGTGGAAACCACAAATCATTAATATATTAAAGAATTAAAACTGATTTTAGCTTATCCTATATTAATTCCTGTGCATATTATAAATACAAAGGTAATGAAAATAGctcacatttactgagcacttcccATGTATTCCTATTCTGATAAGCACTATACATTATCCCATGGAAACCTCATAACATGCATTTGAGATTGGTACATATATTGTCCCACCTTATGGATGAAAATGGAGGCTTGAGGAGATATAGTAACATGTTCAATGTCATACACTTAGAATAATTGGAGCCAGGGCCCGAACTTGGCTCCAGAGTCTTGGGTCTCAAACACAGAGATgggagaaacagataaattcagTTAAAACGATGTATGTATGTGGGACTCAGAGAACGGAGCAACTAATGCttctgaaagaaatggaaagcttTGTAACGATACGTGTGGTTACGTGTGGTCTGAGTTGGGTCACAGTGGAATCATCGGAATTTTCTGGGTAAAAAATGAGGTTAGGGGAGAGCATTGTGAGTAAAGGGGAAGTAAATGCAAAGGCCCAGGTCGTAAAAGAAAAAGACTTGGCCTCTCTGGGGAAGTGAGGAAACCGAGTTTGCAGGAATATTTAATCTCTGGAGAGTGGCTGAAAATGGCACTAGTGAGGGTCTGGAACAAGACTGTGAAACATTTCTATGCCTAGATTGGGaacttgaattttattaaaaaataaaatggacattCACGAAGGAGGATGGCACgctaatttttaaagataggTCTAGAAGCAGCGTGAGAATGGGCTGGAAGGTGCAGAGGAGTGTGGATGGAGCCAGCCTTACCCATGTGGTAGTGAATGACGGTGCCCTGGTGGGGGAGTTGTCACAGGGCCACCATTATCCTATAGTGTTTTCTTGCAAAGTAGAAAAATGCTCCCCTTCCTCCAGATAGTTCAACTTCAAGCCAAGGCACATGCTTGACTTGGCATACAGAGCACAGGCTTGGTTTTGGCCTCCACTGGTCCCACTGGTTGGGCAGCTGTGTGTACTGCAGACGCAGCACTCCTTAGGCATTACATGAGCTGAAGCTTTCCCTAGGCACATGGATGGAAAGATGCAGTGCAGGCACCAAGGGGAGGGTGTGTGCGTGGCACAGCTACCCCTCTATCAAAGGACAACTCTAGAGGATGATGGGTAGGGGCAGGCACTTTGATAAACTGATCATGGCTTCATGGCCCTAAGCAAGTCATCTAATTTCTTTAAGCCTCaaattcctcatctgttaaatggagacaataaaagTACCTACCTCACTGGGTGGTTGTGAGAATTACAGGAGATAATGCATGCAAAGCACTTTAGTAAGCATGTAGTATACACTCAACCCACATTAGCTATTATTTCGACTACTAATACTGATAAATGAGATAGCACATCTAAATATGGAAAAGGGTATTGGCTGTGCATGCTCTTAAGTTGGCCCTCTTCTCCCCTTAAATTCTCTCCACCCCAAACATCAGCAAGAAAACTGGCAGCCAGAGACAGCAGTGAGGAGAGTTGGATAAATCACAGCATCACAGAGGCTGGCTCTGGCTACTCGCCTTATCATAGTGCTCTCGTGATACGTGTTCATGGGGCAGGGCCACTGGAGGGAGCTCCTGCAAACAGCATTCCTGACGGAAGCGGGTATTCCCTCCAGAGTCCCCTACTCCCACCCAGTCTCATTTCCTCCTTACCCATTCTTCTCTCCTCAGTCGGCCCTTCCTTTACCATCCCATCCCATCATACActgcccctcctcttcccctctccctggAGAGGAAGGTTGTTTTGCCTAATACTTTTACCCTTGTTCTCTGGAAGTTTCCGGGCAGTGGTAGAAGTGAGGGGAAGTCCATTTGGGTGGAGAAATATTCAGCACAGGCAGCCTTGTCCGCTGGGCCAGCTGGGGCTAGGCTTTCTGGGGAGCAGCAATGGCCTGGCAAGTTGTTGAGTGGCTGTGGGCAAAGAGAAGAAGGTGAAGGGACAGCAGGAAGACGTGTGGTTCTGGGTCTGTTTGGTGAAAGACCAAGCTCAGGGTAAAGGATGAGGCTGGGGCCAGCTGCGGAAAGGTAAGTGACCTGCACAGACTGTTTTGGTAGCATGAGCACTCAGAACATTTTAATaggatgagaaaagaaaaggcagtgCCAGTGGCAGCAACTGTATAAGCTGGTCCAGCAGGCCTAAGTCTCTAGGCAGAGGGTACCAAAGTATTTCCTCAGAGAGGCTTTCTCCAACAACCCTCTCTAAAATGCTACCCAGCACCAGAACGCCCAGCCCCCATCCTGTGTTCTTTACcctgcttatttttcttcatagcatttagcAATATCTAAAATCAAATATTGGGGGTTTTTTTGCTTCAGTGTACTGCTTTTCTCCAGTAGACTTTGTCTCATGTGTTGCTCTATTTTCAGCATTTAGAACAATGTTTGGCACACAGTGGGTCCTCAATAAACAAAGGTTAAATGTAAGAATGAATGCTCACCATCGTCATTCAAAGAAGAATCGAGACCTCACGGATGGGCGAATAATCACTGCGTCTGCGCTGTGCTCAGGGAATGAGGCAGTCACCCTCTGGTCTAGCAGACTGCCACCATGCTTGTCTCTCTTGGAGGGTGCTCAGCAGCTTTGGATTTGAAATGACATTGCAAAGGTCCTCTCCTGAAATCACATGGGTTGCATAGCTAGGAAGGGATGCTGCCCTTTGTCCAAATCCCAAAGGCCCTTTGTCCAAATCCCAAGGGCCTTTTGTCTAGGGGAGTGTATCAGTAGGTTCCTCCTACATGTGAATGGGAGGACTGTGTTGGTCAGTTGGAAGTTGGGCCCCTAAACTGGGAAAGAGAGGCACTTGGAAGGTTTCCAGAGGTTAGAAGTTGACTTCATACCCTTGGCATAGGAGCAGGGCTAATTATTCTCTTGTATAATAGAGAGGTGCTATAAGAACTAGGAGTAGTTATCCTTCCACACTGCCTAGAGGTGAGAAGGCCTACAGGCACTCATGTGTTTTGCAGGTCACAGAGTAACCAGTCATTGCTCTAGTGGCCAGGACATTGTCCAGATACAAGGCAACAGAAGGTGCTGTTCTTTTTCACACACTAGGAAGTACTTTCCTACTATACACCTTCATATAAGGGAGAGGATGAGGTCCTACCTAGTAGGTATCTGTGAAGCTGACAAGAAGACACCTGGGTGAAAAGTGAAGAATACCAGCAATCCCACAGACGTTTTATATGCGTAAGGCCAAGCATCCATCTAACCGCATTTATTCTGAAACCAGAGATTTGGTGTGATATAGACTCATACTTCATAATAttctatatatgcatatgtacatatagtTTTTAAGTCATTTATGTCTTCTATTTGTAAGCAATACATTTCGCATTTTTACACTAGCCACAGGTTTTTGCAGATGTCATTCTTCTTATCTCAAGGTTGGTCCagggctcaatttttttttcttgtttgcgGGTGCCCTGTCTTGAATCTGTGTACTGATTGGATGTTTGAGTATTACAATAGTAATACACACCTTGTTCTTAATAAGTGCCATGAGGATTGAGAGTCATCACATCAGGGATCTTCTTCTCACTGCCATTAAATAGCTATGTGTTTTAGTGTAGGTCactccttgggcctcagtttcccaactcTAATTTGAAGAGGCTGGGTTAGAGAGTTACTAAGTTTTCTTTTAGAGGCAAAGAATCCACAATtcaagtaatattttatataaacactATACTTCTTTTCCTCATTGTAGAATGATCTATGTCACCATCATATGTGGGGCATCTATTTATGGGACTGATCCACGTCCAAATTTGAGCATCAAATATTTCACCacataaatatgtttatgttAAGATTTTGTTGTGTTTACCAGTTCCTTTCTAAGGAATTGAGTCCATTAAGATATTTCATGCTCAGCTAACATGTCCATTATTTTTAGACTGTGTGcttaaaataaaagagaggaCTTTATTTGATACCTTTATTTATATGCAAAACAGCGCACCATTCATGAGATATGAAAAACTCGTCAGATAGAAACCAGATTATATCTATTTTCACTACAAAATATTGCATTATATAAAgcaacagagacacaaaaaaaccctgaaaaagacTAAAATCTTTGGATAGCAGATGTGGTTTTTTTcccttgtctctaaaatacacTCCTTGTTTTAAGAGTTTCACAGCAGAGAACATGAAACATTTTCAGGTTATAGACTTTTCTTTTTGGTGTCACAGAGGAAAGTagttctgaattctttttttctttttttttaggaaaataacTTAATTTGCTAAATTCATCACACGCACAAACATCACACACAGAAAGAAGCTACTCTCCTTATAAACAGCTTGTAAAGGACTTCTCAGACATAACTACAGATAAGaataatacactttttaaaaaactataatagTGAAGTGCTAGTGTTGCTGATCTCACAACAAAAGAACCTTTCAAGAACAAACatcttaatatataaaatatgtttagaaaCAGGGAGAAGTGGGAAATTTGTTATACAAGTGCAATATAATTAGAGCAGAAAGAAAGACCACAGTATAATCTCAACAAACACGTAAAAAGTTAGACATAATTATTCCACAGGAAAAAGTGTAAACACTTGACTATAAATAAATTGGCACAGAGTATCCAAAGTAAAAGTATCAccactctgaaaaataaatgtcttgaaAAAAATACTCTACTCCTtctaacataaataaaaataggttGTCTTTTTCTAACTGCACCTATGGGTCCACATGTTTAAGGTCACAAATAGATGTTTTTGGATATATAAAGGGGCACTTCGCCTGCAAAAGTAATCAGATATTAAAGTTTCCATTTAAATATGGATTTTCCTGTCTACCTTGGTGTCATATCTTGGGGATAAAATATCACCAAGCTCAGATCCTCCCACAGTGTGTCTACTTGTTctcaatttgtctttttaaacttacTAAATATTCAGGGTTTATTTGGATTCtaatataatctttattttcagaACAGAAAGGAAAGTTTCCAGTCGCACCTTTCTGTGCCTTCCATCTCTATGGGAGAgatccctcctctctcctccttcccagtGTTTGGTGATTTGTCCATTAGAAAAATTCCAGATAGCCTAAAGTTATGAGCCTGCATACTCTGAACTTCTGCCCTCATTCTTTCAACACATTAAGATTTGTGGCGGATAAATGTAGGAGAACTCAAAGTCTCCAGTGGGTTAAAACCACAACCCTTGGGGAGCCCCAGAAGTGGCTCATCTCGGGTGTCTCCACGAGGTTCTCCTGGCCTGGAAAATCCCCCCTGCGAGCCCCCGGGCTCGCCAGACAACCCCACCTGCCTGCGTCGGAAACCTTCCCTCGTCGCCCTGCTGACCAGAGAGAACAGGTAGCGAGCTTCTTCCCCGGCCGTCTCTCGAGGCGGCCGTCTCGCTGGGCCACCGCAGCCTCCGCCACCCGATCGACGGCGCCCGTCCGGATCCGTAGCGTTTCGCGGACGCCGGGACAGGCGGCCCCCCGCGGCGCACCCCGCCCTACACGTCCAGGACGTGGTTGAGATAGGAGATGTAGCAGATGGCCAGGCGCAGGATCTCGATCTTGGAGAGCTTCTTGTCCGGGGGCAGCGTGGGCAGCAATTTGCGGAGCTCGGCGAAGGCCAAGTTGAAGGCTTCCACGCGGATGCGCTCGCGGGTGGCGTGGGCCGAGCGGTACTTGGCCGTGGCGCGCCGGCGGCGGCGCTTCTCCTCGCGGCTCAGCTGCTGCGGGTGCGGGTAGAGCGCGGCCCGGCTGC includes these proteins:
- the NHLH2 gene encoding helix-loop-helix protein 2, whose amino-acid sequence is MMLSPDQAADSDHPSSAHSDPESLGGTDTKVLGSVSDLEPVEEAEGDGKGGSRAALYPHPQQLSREEKRRRRRATAKYRSAHATRERIRVEAFNLAFAELRKLLPTLPPDKKLSKIEILRLAICYISYLNHVLDV